A stretch of the Roseofilum reptotaenium CS-1145 genome encodes the following:
- a CDS encoding HepT-like ribonuclease domain-containing protein: MNRDPFYLLDIAQNAQDIINFVQDMDEATFLTDLKAQKAILYSITIIGEPTKKLSTQLRQQNPHIPWRQIAGMRDKCVHNYRQIDLSQVWEITQTSIPELLEDIKLLLSVQEEQQE; this comes from the coding sequence ATGAATCGCGATCCCTTCTATCTGCTTGATATTGCCCAAAATGCCCAAGATATCATTAACTTTGTTCAAGACATGGACGAAGCTACATTCCTGACTGACCTGAAAGCCCAAAAAGCGATTCTCTACAGCATTACTATTATTGGAGAACCCACTAAAAAACTTTCCACCCAACTCCGGCAGCAAAATCCCCATATCCCTTGGCGACAAATTGCCGGAATGCGTGATAAATGTGTCCACAACTACCGACAGATCGATCTTTCTCAAGTCTGGGAAATCACCCAAACGAGCATTCCAGAACTTCTAGAGGATATAAAGCTTC
- a CDS encoding nucleotidyltransferase family protein, with translation MNIEILYQRLDITPQQLQVFCQNAQIIELALFGSILRDDFGSESDIDILVTFAPNYKISLLDFVGLEYQLQDLFNRKVDLVSKKAVEQDRNWLRRQEILNHYQVIYESRSLLSA, from the coding sequence ATGAATATTGAAATCCTCTATCAACGTCTAGATATCACTCCCCAGCAACTCCAGGTATTCTGCCAGAATGCCCAAATCATTGAATTGGCCTTGTTTGGCTCCATCCTCCGTGATGACTTTGGCTCTGAGAGCGATATCGATATCCTGGTCACCTTTGCTCCCAACTACAAAATTAGCCTGTTAGACTTTGTTGGACTTGAATACCAACTGCAAGACTTGTTCAACCGAAAGGTCGATCTCGTCAGTAAAAAAGCCGTTGAACAAGACCGGAACTGGCTTCGCCGTCAGGAAATTCTCAATCATTATCAGGTCATCTATGAATCGCGATCCCTTCTATCTGCTTGA
- a CDS encoding NAD(P)-dependent oxidoreductase — MRVGIIGTGLMGGPMTLKLQASGYQVTAYNRTPEKLKSLAEAGVAIATSALEVLQSSDCTLLMLTNGEAIAEVILNPTTRPGLADHTMIQMGTIAPTETKTLAQQVRDCGGNYLEAPVLGSIPEVKKGTLLVMVGASEADFEQWCPLLQTFGPKPLHLGPVGSAATVKLAMNQLIASLTTAFALSLHLIQQEGIDVEAFMQLVRQSALYAPTFDKKLQRMLDHQYSNPNFPVKHLLKDTRLFLQAANDLGLEGSMLEGIAKVLEKSGDRGHFDDDYSALFEGIALRSREG; from the coding sequence GTGAGAGTTGGTATCATAGGCACGGGCCTGATGGGTGGCCCCATGACCCTAAAATTGCAAGCATCCGGATATCAGGTCACTGCCTATAATCGTACACCAGAGAAGCTGAAATCTTTAGCAGAAGCTGGGGTAGCGATCGCCACTTCTGCTCTTGAAGTGCTACAATCATCGGACTGTACGCTCCTCATGCTGACCAATGGAGAGGCGATCGCTGAAGTTATCCTCAATCCTACCACCCGACCTGGATTAGCCGACCATACCATGATCCAGATGGGAACTATTGCCCCCACGGAAACTAAAACTCTGGCTCAACAGGTTCGCGACTGTGGAGGAAACTATTTAGAAGCTCCCGTATTAGGCAGTATTCCCGAAGTGAAGAAAGGGACACTCTTGGTGATGGTGGGTGCGTCAGAAGCCGACTTTGAACAGTGGTGTCCCCTCTTGCAAACCTTTGGCCCGAAACCGCTCCACCTTGGCCCTGTGGGGAGTGCAGCCACGGTAAAATTAGCAATGAATCAACTGATTGCATCCCTAACAACCGCCTTTGCTCTGAGTTTACATCTGATTCAACAGGAAGGGATCGATGTAGAAGCCTTTATGCAATTGGTGCGTCAAAGTGCCCTCTATGCACCCACCTTTGATAAGAAACTGCAACGAATGCTCGATCATCAGTATAGTAATCCCAATTTCCCCGTAAAACATCTGCTCAAAGATACCCGTTTATTTCTGCAAGCGGCGAATGATCTGGGATTAGAGGGGAGTATGCTGGAAGGGATCGCCAAAGTGTTAGAAAAATCTGGCGATCGCGGCCATTTCGATGATGACTATTCTGCCCTCTTTGAAGGGATAGCACTTCGCTCTAGGGAAGGGTAA
- a CDS encoding TMEM143 family protein, producing the protein MAHYSDREAYIPFDRHHLIDLCLRDGKLPKPEQEKFRQFCQLLSAYYHFHFHSILEDLKDYYTPFNPYEELSEFQSFTSADQQQMEVDFFNRFEQVLQRANYFPLSQETLEEAFSQRSLIELKTDIDFNDFDRMLFYCQGDIYQLITRKKWFRTIKEDLDIFERVVVAIKFKDESYFAKDEDIKFKPGKIYLFYYKNVPKFDLELLFPNVKVSMTWKDRIILIASAIGAAIPVLIKILPQIVILVGVILFFTGTLPGMEDMKANEEDVRNLTPALLATLSLLVAFGGFAFKQYNTYKNKKIKFQKKVTETLFFKNLANNTSVFHTLIDVAEEEECKEIILVYYHLLTSGKPMTPEHLDDRIESWMEKTWNCRIDFDINGPLNNLYNIRGTLNNLQGKPQSGIPLLSYDEWGKCQVKSLDDSLEILDYLWDNAFRYSHS; encoded by the coding sequence ATGGCTCATTATAGCGATCGCGAAGCTTATATTCCCTTTGACCGCCATCATCTGATTGACTTATGTCTCAGAGATGGAAAACTCCCCAAACCAGAACAGGAAAAATTTCGTCAATTTTGTCAGCTTCTATCCGCCTATTATCATTTTCACTTCCATTCAATTTTAGAAGATCTCAAAGACTATTATACACCCTTTAATCCCTATGAAGAACTCTCCGAGTTTCAAAGCTTCACGTCCGCCGATCAACAGCAGATGGAAGTCGATTTCTTTAATCGCTTTGAGCAAGTTTTACAACGAGCCAACTACTTCCCTCTTTCCCAAGAGACTCTAGAGGAAGCCTTTAGCCAACGATCCCTCATTGAACTCAAAACTGATATTGATTTTAACGACTTTGATCGAATGCTATTCTATTGTCAGGGAGATATTTATCAACTCATTACTCGTAAGAAATGGTTTCGCACCATTAAGGAAGATCTGGATATTTTCGAGCGCGTTGTCGTGGCCATTAAGTTTAAAGATGAATCCTATTTTGCCAAAGATGAGGATATAAAATTTAAACCAGGGAAAATTTATCTATTTTATTATAAAAATGTTCCTAAATTTGATTTAGAACTTCTGTTTCCCAATGTCAAAGTGAGCATGACTTGGAAAGACCGAATTATCTTAATCGCATCAGCCATTGGTGCAGCGATTCCTGTCTTAATCAAGATCTTGCCACAAATCGTAATTCTTGTAGGTGTTATCCTATTTTTTACGGGTACTTTACCCGGAATGGAAGATATGAAAGCTAATGAAGAAGATGTACGGAATTTAACCCCTGCATTGTTGGCTACCCTATCTCTCTTAGTCGCTTTTGGTGGATTTGCATTTAAGCAGTATAATACTTACAAAAACAAAAAGATAAAATTTCAGAAGAAGGTAACTGAGACTCTATTTTTCAAGAACTTAGCCAACAATACCAGTGTATTTCACACCCTTATTGATGTGGCAGAGGAAGAAGAATGTAAAGAGATAATTTTAGTCTACTATCATTTGCTCACCAGTGGCAAACCCATGACTCCAGAACACTTAGACGATCGCATTGAGTCTTGGATGGAAAAAACCTGGAATTGCCGTATCGACTTCGATATTAATGGCCCCCTGAATAATTTATATAATATTCGAGGAACCTTAAACAACCTCCAGGGTAAACCCCAATCGGGTATTCCTTTATTGAGCTATGATGAGTGGGGCAAGTGTCAAGTCAAATCGTTAGATGATTCCTTGGAAATCTTAGATTATTTATGGGATAATGCCTTTCGCTATAGCCATAGTTAG
- a CDS encoding ABC transporter ATP-binding protein has translation MNTNTCLSAHQIGRRIQGKWLWRNLTLSLTPGSRLGLVGASGKGKTLLLRALAGLDPLDEGHILWSKQPGKERNLTPKIFPYYRSQAIYIHQQSSVFEGTVEDNLKVVYTLNIHEHKTYNLESIKRLITQLNRPSDFLQRPATTLSGGERQILSLIRALQLNPMILFLDEPTASLDPQTTEKVENLVDNWIQENPYRCCIWTSHDPQQMERVTSDRLEL, from the coding sequence ATGAATACCAATACTTGTTTATCCGCTCATCAAATTGGGCGCAGAATCCAAGGAAAATGGCTCTGGAGAAACCTAACCTTGAGCTTAACCCCAGGATCTCGCTTGGGGTTAGTGGGAGCATCCGGGAAAGGAAAAACCCTATTATTACGCGCTTTAGCGGGATTAGACCCCCTGGATGAAGGTCATATTTTATGGTCAAAACAGCCAGGAAAAGAGCGCAATTTGACCCCAAAAATCTTTCCTTATTATCGTTCCCAAGCCATTTATATTCATCAACAATCAAGCGTATTTGAAGGAACAGTAGAAGATAATTTAAAGGTTGTTTATACCCTTAATATTCATGAACATAAAACCTATAATCTAGAGTCTATAAAAAGGCTGATCACCCAACTGAATCGTCCTTCAGATTTTCTGCAAAGACCGGCGACTACCCTATCCGGAGGAGAGCGGCAAATTCTCAGTTTAATTCGCGCTCTGCAACTCAACCCAATGATTTTATTTTTAGATGAACCAACAGCATCTCTTGACCCCCAAACCACAGAAAAAGTTGAAAATTTAGTCGATAATTGGATTCAGGAAAATCCTTACAGGTGCTGTATTTGGACAAGTCACGATCCTCAACAAATGGAGCGGGTAACGAGCGATCGCCTAGAATTATAG
- a CDS encoding Uma2 family endonuclease, which yields MAIDLLPYLLPITYYRAKRYNPMNPTLTTSPEQSPALDWEDIGEPDVSDIVTEDDTPVDNLISEKQQRLLTTCLYSGLEMDQSFIAMANVGLFYGKDYPPLVPDALLSFGVELPEDMSQKKNRSYFVWNLGKPPDVAIEIVSNKVGNELGSKLEDYARARVPYYAVFDPFHCLSEKTLQVYELRGLSYHLLPHSWMDGIQLGLTLWNGVFEDFEYQWLRWCDAEGNLILTGDEKAQEEHQRAEQERQRAERLAQLLREHGIMDE from the coding sequence ATGGCAATTGATCTTTTACCGTATCTATTACCTATTACCTATTACCGCGCGAAGCGCTATAACCCCATGAACCCAACGCTCACCACCTCCCCAGAACAGTCCCCTGCTCTCGACTGGGAAGATATTGGCGAACCCGATGTCAGCGATATTGTCACCGAAGATGATACACCCGTGGATAATCTCATTTCTGAAAAGCAACAGCGCTTGTTAACCACCTGCTTGTACAGTGGGCTGGAGATGGATCAATCCTTCATTGCCATGGCTAATGTAGGCTTATTCTATGGCAAAGACTATCCCCCCCTAGTTCCTGATGCGCTCCTCAGTTTTGGGGTAGAACTGCCCGAAGATATGAGTCAAAAGAAAAATCGCTCTTATTTTGTCTGGAACCTAGGGAAACCCCCTGATGTTGCTATTGAAATTGTCTCCAATAAGGTGGGCAATGAATTAGGCTCGAAATTGGAAGACTATGCCAGAGCCAGAGTACCCTATTATGCTGTATTTGATCCCTTCCATTGTCTATCGGAGAAAACCCTTCAAGTCTATGAGCTAAGAGGGTTAAGCTATCATCTGCTCCCCCATAGTTGGATGGACGGTATTCAATTAGGATTAACCCTCTGGAATGGCGTGTTTGAGGATTTTGAGTATCAGTGGTTGCGCTGGTGTGATGCTGAAGGAAATCTCATCTTAACTGGGGATGAAAAAGCCCAAGAGGAACATCAACGTGCAGAACAGGAACGCCAAAGGGCTGAACGGTTAGCCCAGCTCTTAAGAGAGCATGGCATTATGGACGAATAA
- the queG gene encoding tRNA epoxyqueuosine(34) reductase QueG, which produces MSEESTTLTSEKVKEKAIDLGFSQAGIAVFDRAIAQQGTQGLQNWLAQGYHADMDWMANPKRQDIRRAFPQVASIISLSLNYYTPYSQPQASEYGKISRYAWGRDYHRVIGKKLRVFTVWLQEQGQDIQLKAYLDTGPVQDKLWAQTAGLGWVGKNGNLITRKFGSWVFLAEILTNLTLEPDKPHREHCGTCQRCIQACPTGAIAKPFVVDANRCIAYHTIENRAEELPEAIAENLNGWVAGCDICQEVCPWNQRFAQPTHIQEFHPYPENLAPKLIDLANLSEQEWDRRFRASALRRIKPQMWRRNARANQLKIKN; this is translated from the coding sequence ATGTCTGAAGAGTCCACCACCTTAACTTCAGAAAAGGTGAAAGAAAAAGCTATTGATCTTGGTTTTAGTCAAGCGGGGATAGCAGTGTTTGATCGGGCGATCGCCCAACAAGGGACTCAAGGACTGCAAAACTGGTTAGCCCAGGGCTATCATGCAGATATGGATTGGATGGCAAACCCCAAACGCCAAGATATTCGCAGAGCTTTTCCCCAGGTAGCCTCAATTATTAGTTTATCGCTCAATTATTATACGCCCTATTCTCAACCCCAAGCATCGGAGTATGGCAAAATTTCTCGCTATGCTTGGGGACGAGATTATCATCGGGTGATTGGCAAAAAGTTAAGGGTTTTTACGGTATGGTTACAGGAACAGGGGCAAGATATCCAACTTAAAGCCTATCTGGATACCGGGCCGGTTCAAGATAAACTCTGGGCCCAAACCGCAGGCTTGGGTTGGGTGGGCAAAAATGGTAATCTGATTACCCGTAAATTTGGCTCCTGGGTGTTTCTGGCGGAGATTTTGACGAATTTGACCTTAGAGCCAGATAAGCCCCATAGAGAACATTGTGGGACTTGTCAGCGCTGTATCCAGGCTTGTCCTACTGGGGCGATCGCGAAACCCTTTGTCGTCGATGCCAATCGCTGTATTGCTTATCACACTATCGAAAATCGGGCTGAGGAATTGCCAGAGGCGATCGCCGAAAACCTCAACGGATGGGTTGCTGGATGCGATATTTGTCAAGAGGTTTGTCCCTGGAATCAGAGATTTGCCCAACCCACCCATATCCAAGAATTTCATCCCTATCCAGAAAACCTTGCCCCCAAACTGATCGATCTAGCCAACCTCTCCGAACAAGAGTGGGATCGACGCTTTCGCGCCTCCGCCCTCAGACGCATTAAACCCCAAATGTGGAGAAGAAACGCCCGCGCTAATCAATTAAAAATTAAAAATTAA
- a CDS encoding ATP-binding protein: protein MKTELNVPSDLKFLGIVESWLLGCLEVELGESADWSRQSTRFRLALVEAYSNVVRHAHKDKAELPVVMCLELQDSDIALEVWDHGQGYDLATYLPPDPEQKQEGGYGWLIMNRLMDRVEYRLQIDGRNCLKLEASVPALQKE from the coding sequence ATGAAAACTGAGCTAAATGTGCCAAGCGATTTGAAATTTCTGGGAATTGTTGAGTCCTGGTTACTGGGATGTTTGGAAGTGGAACTGGGGGAGTCAGCAGATTGGTCCAGACAATCAACTCGGTTTCGATTAGCCTTAGTGGAAGCTTATTCTAATGTGGTTCGTCATGCCCATAAAGATAAGGCAGAATTGCCCGTGGTGATGTGTTTGGAATTGCAAGATAGTGATATTGCTCTAGAGGTTTGGGATCACGGTCAAGGTTATGATTTAGCGACTTATCTGCCACCCGATCCAGAACAAAAACAGGAAGGAGGTTATGGGTGGTTGATTATGAATCGATTGATGGATAGAGTGGAGTATCGCCTGCAAATTGATGGTCGGAATTGTCTAAAACTAGAGGCGAGTGTACCGGCTTTGCAGAAAGAATAG
- a CDS encoding SpoIIE family protein phosphatase, whose translation MSQGERRERRSKKAKLMVVDDERDNLDLLYRTFRRDFQVYRAESAKAALEILDQEGEMSIIISDQRMPEMNGTEFLGKTVEQYPDTIRILLTGYTDVEDLVEAINAGKVFKYIVKPWNPTELKALIEQASETYQVIKQSTNNLRRSLRRESIQNTVMTALRDKLDYDSMLQNISETLGENFEADFCCLQSVEEKKLTAHQFAYHKVPDSSEDINLLNSPDSQALIQSALESHQTQTQRSSEGDRPYLHLAVPLSYQESLFGILSLYQYDTDTVWPDEDIQLLESIIEQASLALSQAKLYERATKLANQLQSELEVARQFQANLLRQSWPEIDAVDVQAHCYPAREVGGDFFEVYVHPQGDIWVAVGDVSGKGVPAALFMASAISVLRRELSQDTSQEPNEVIRNLNSSLIDDLTNNNSFITMAVARYRPSTQELAYASAGHVYPLIWSHKKLMEQLSSNEPVTVEPNILKVRGIPVGILPVWKAQSGQVKMESGDVLLLTSDGITEAKDPGAGQIDSEAMLNQEGLWRLLSQQAGKLNLTQLLDSVRADSAIQEDDQTLLSLEVL comes from the coding sequence ATGAGTCAGGGTGAACGCCGAGAAAGACGTAGTAAAAAAGCCAAATTGATGGTCGTTGATGATGAACGAGATAACTTAGATCTACTTTATCGAACCTTTCGACGAGATTTCCAAGTTTACCGTGCTGAAAGTGCAAAGGCCGCTCTAGAGATTCTGGATCAAGAAGGAGAAATGTCAATCATTATCTCTGACCAACGGATGCCAGAAATGAATGGTACGGAATTTTTGGGCAAAACCGTAGAACAGTATCCAGACACAATCCGTATTTTATTAACCGGTTATACAGATGTGGAGGACTTGGTTGAGGCGATTAATGCGGGGAAGGTGTTTAAGTACATTGTTAAACCCTGGAATCCGACGGAACTGAAGGCCTTAATTGAGCAAGCCTCAGAGACCTACCAAGTCATTAAACAAAGTACGAATAATTTGCGGCGATCGCTACGGCGGGAGTCGATTCAAAATACGGTGATGACGGCTCTCAGAGATAAGCTCGATTACGACAGTATGTTGCAAAACATCAGCGAAACGCTGGGCGAGAACTTTGAAGCAGATTTCTGTTGTCTTCAGTCCGTTGAAGAAAAAAAGTTGACTGCACATCAGTTCGCTTATCATAAGGTTCCGGATTCCTCAGAGGATATCAATCTCCTCAATTCCCCAGACTCTCAAGCCTTAATTCAATCTGCTCTAGAGAGTCATCAAACCCAAACTCAACGGTCTTCAGAAGGCGATCGCCCCTATCTGCACTTAGCTGTCCCCCTAAGCTATCAAGAGAGCTTGTTTGGTATTCTCTCCCTTTATCAATATGACACCGACACGGTTTGGCCGGATGAGGATATTCAGCTACTAGAGAGCATCATTGAACAAGCCTCCTTAGCTCTCTCGCAAGCCAAACTCTATGAACGAGCCACCAAACTTGCCAATCAACTGCAATCGGAACTCGAAGTTGCTCGTCAATTTCAGGCGAACCTGCTCCGGCAAAGTTGGCCTGAAATTGATGCGGTTGATGTCCAAGCCCATTGCTATCCTGCACGAGAAGTTGGCGGAGATTTCTTTGAAGTCTATGTCCATCCCCAAGGCGATATTTGGGTAGCCGTTGGTGATGTCTCAGGTAAAGGAGTTCCTGCTGCTCTATTTATGGCTAGTGCCATTTCTGTACTGCGACGAGAACTGTCTCAGGATACATCCCAGGAGCCGAATGAAGTGATCCGGAACCTGAATAGTTCCCTGATTGATGATTTGACGAATAACAATTCTTTTATCACTATGGCGGTGGCTCGCTATCGTCCCTCAACTCAGGAACTCGCCTATGCCAGTGCCGGCCATGTTTATCCCCTGATTTGGTCTCACAAAAAACTGATGGAGCAATTGTCTTCCAATGAACCCGTTACGGTAGAACCCAATATCCTCAAAGTGCGGGGTATTCCGGTAGGTATTTTACCCGTTTGGAAAGCTCAGTCTGGACAGGTGAAAATGGAATCAGGCGATGTACTGTTACTCACCAGTGACGGAATTACTGAAGCGAAAGATCCGGGTGCAGGTCAAATAGATTCAGAAGCCATGCTGAATCAAGAAGGGTTATGGAGATTGTTGAGTCAGCAGGCTGGAAAACTTAATTTAACCCAACTGCTTGATAGTGTTCGAGCAGATAGTGCTATACAAGAAGATGATCAAACGCTGCTATCTTTGGAGGTTTTGTAG
- the topA gene encoding type I DNA topoisomerase produces MSSLVIVESPTKARTIRNFLPSGYQVEASMGHVRDLPSAADEIPASVKKEKWAQLGVNVEANFEPLYVIPKDKKKIVKELKDALKKADELILATDEDREGESISWHLKELLKPKVPIKRMVFHEITQEAIRAALKNCRDIDLQLVHAQETRRILDRLVGYTISPLLWKKIAPKLSAGRVQSVAVRLLVARERERRAFHQGSYWDLKATLEQMKLTFEARLTTLDGVKIATGSDFDPQTGKIIKNRKVKLLNETEAKALQKQLEGKTWTVKEVDEKPTTRKPSPPFTTSTLQQEANRKLGLSAKETMRTAQNLYEQGYITYMRTDSVHLSKEAIAAARSCVEQKYGPEYLSPTPRQYSTKSKGAQEAHEAIRPAGKQFRTPQETGLEGREAKVYDLIWKRTVASQMANAQLTQIAVNLQVETSEFRASGKRINFPGFFRAYVEGSDDPDAALENQEVILPELKAGDHPNCKQLEAIDHQTQPPARFTEASLVKTLEKEGVGRPSTYASIIDTIIGKGYAQMINKALVPSFTAFAVTNLLEQHFPDLVDTQFTSRMEQTLDDISMGEVEWLPYLKTFYQGETGLETQVKERESQIDPNTAKTLELEGLEAKVRLGKYGPYVVVENGEDEPLTASIPPHLTPDTLDLEQVQTLLKQKTEGPDCLGVHPEMGEEIFILNGTYGPYVQLGEVSEENKKPKRASLPKGMKPEEVTLDMAVGLLSLPRLLGQHPETGANIKAGLGRFGPYIVHDQGKEGKDYRSLKKEDDILTIGLDRALELLAQPKKTRGGGRSKTKEPLRELGTHPEDGEAINVYDGPYGPYVKHGKVNASVPKERPVEEVTLEEALELLKAKKSTKSTSSRGRKKS; encoded by the coding sequence ATGTCAAGCCTCGTTATCGTTGAATCTCCAACCAAAGCGCGAACGATCCGCAATTTTTTACCCAGTGGTTACCAAGTAGAAGCCTCAATGGGTCATGTTCGTGACCTTCCCTCCGCCGCTGATGAAATTCCCGCCAGCGTCAAAAAGGAGAAATGGGCCCAACTGGGAGTCAATGTAGAAGCGAACTTTGAACCCCTCTATGTGATTCCCAAAGATAAAAAGAAAATTGTTAAAGAACTCAAAGATGCTCTCAAGAAAGCGGATGAGTTAATTCTGGCGACAGATGAAGACCGAGAAGGTGAGAGCATTAGTTGGCATCTAAAGGAACTCTTAAAACCCAAGGTTCCCATTAAGCGGATGGTCTTTCATGAGATTACCCAAGAAGCCATTCGGGCAGCTCTAAAAAACTGCCGGGATATTGATTTGCAATTGGTTCATGCTCAAGAAACCCGGCGGATTTTAGACCGCTTGGTGGGATATACGATTTCTCCTTTATTGTGGAAAAAAATAGCGCCGAAACTCTCAGCCGGACGGGTACAGTCGGTGGCGGTTCGGTTGTTGGTGGCTCGCGAGCGAGAACGGCGAGCTTTTCATCAGGGGTCGTATTGGGATCTCAAGGCGACGTTGGAACAGATGAAACTGACGTTTGAAGCCCGGTTAACCACTCTGGATGGTGTGAAGATTGCAACAGGCAGTGATTTCGATCCTCAGACCGGAAAAATCATTAAAAACCGTAAGGTGAAACTGCTGAATGAGACAGAAGCGAAGGCACTGCAAAAGCAGTTAGAGGGAAAAACTTGGACAGTGAAAGAGGTAGACGAAAAGCCGACGACGCGTAAACCGTCTCCTCCCTTTACCACTTCGACATTGCAACAGGAAGCAAACCGCAAATTGGGGTTATCCGCGAAGGAAACGATGCGGACCGCGCAAAATTTGTACGAGCAGGGCTATATTACCTATATGCGGACGGATTCGGTGCATTTGTCGAAAGAGGCGATCGCCGCAGCTCGCAGTTGTGTAGAACAGAAATATGGGCCCGAATATCTCTCCCCTACGCCACGCCAATACAGCACCAAAAGTAAGGGAGCGCAGGAAGCTCACGAAGCTATTCGTCCAGCCGGAAAGCAGTTTCGTACGCCCCAAGAAACGGGGTTAGAGGGTCGCGAAGCCAAGGTTTATGACCTGATTTGGAAGCGCACCGTAGCGTCTCAAATGGCCAATGCCCAGTTAACCCAAATTGCGGTTAATCTGCAAGTGGAAACCTCGGAATTTCGTGCTTCTGGTAAACGGATTAATTTCCCTGGATTTTTCCGCGCTTATGTGGAAGGTTCTGACGATCCCGATGCCGCCTTGGAAAATCAGGAGGTGATCCTGCCCGAACTCAAAGCAGGGGATCATCCTAATTGTAAACAATTAGAGGCGATCGATCACCAAACCCAACCCCCCGCTCGCTTTACTGAAGCATCCTTAGTCAAAACGCTGGAAAAAGAAGGGGTGGGCCGTCCCAGTACCTACGCCAGTATTATTGATACGATTATCGGCAAGGGTTATGCCCAAATGATCAATAAGGCCCTTGTGCCTTCCTTTACTGCCTTTGCGGTTACCAATCTTCTAGAACAACATTTTCCCGATCTGGTGGATACTCAATTCACCTCTCGTATGGAGCAAACCCTGGATGATATTTCTATGGGAGAAGTGGAATGGCTACCCTATCTAAAAACTTTTTATCAGGGTGAAACGGGTTTAGAAACTCAGGTGAAAGAACGGGAGAGCCAAATCGATCCCAATACCGCTAAGACCCTGGAATTAGAGGGCTTAGAAGCTAAAGTCCGTTTAGGGAAATATGGCCCCTATGTGGTGGTGGAAAATGGAGAAGATGAACCGCTCACGGCTTCTATTCCGCCCCATTTAACTCCCGATACTCTCGATCTGGAACAGGTACAAACGCTGCTCAAGCAAAAAACTGAAGGCCCTGACTGCCTCGGTGTTCATCCGGAGATGGGAGAAGAGATTTTTATCCTCAATGGAACCTATGGCCCCTATGTGCAGCTTGGCGAAGTGTCGGAGGAAAACAAAAAACCAAAACGCGCTTCCTTACCCAAAGGGATGAAACCAGAAGAGGTAACCTTGGATATGGCCGTCGGGTTACTATCTTTACCTAGACTGTTGGGACAACATCCCGAAACGGGAGCGAATATCAAAGCGGGTTTAGGTCGCTTTGGCCCCTATATTGTCCACGATCAAGGTAAGGAAGGTAAAGATTATCGCTCTTTGAAGAAAGAAGATGATATCTTAACGATTGGCCTCGATCGCGCTCTGGAATTACTAGCCCAACCGAAAAAAACCAGGGGAGGAGGTCGCAGTAAAACCAAGGAACCCCTGCGAGAGTTGGGAACACATCCAGAGGATGGAGAAGCCATTAATGTTTATGATGGTCCCTATGGCCCCTATGTGAAGCATGGTAAAGTGAATGCCAGTGTGCCGAAAGAACGGCCGGTTGAAGAGGTAACTTTAGAAGAGGCTCTAGAGTTATTGAAGGCTAAGAAAAGTACGAAAAGTACCAGTTCGCGGGGTCGCAAGAAGAGTTAG